A portion of the Suricata suricatta isolate VVHF042 chromosome 11, meerkat_22Aug2017_6uvM2_HiC, whole genome shotgun sequence genome contains these proteins:
- the HEPN1 gene encoding LOW QUALITY PROTEIN: putative cancer susceptibility gene HEPN1 protein (The sequence of the model RefSeq protein was modified relative to this genomic sequence to represent the inferred CDS: substituted 1 base at 1 genomic stop codon) — translation MKGPRQASGREARIQRSSFSFSVLIALTPHTVDYCLSCTLFKRQXHGHGLMTLWPNLSIFCLGA, via the coding sequence atgAAAGGACCCCGACAGGCATCAGGGAGAGAGGCTAGAATCCAGAGGTCCTCATTCTCTTTCAGTGTTTTAATTGCCCTCACTCCTCACACAGTAGATTATTGTCTCTCTTGCACACTGTTCAAGAGGCAGTGACATGGGCATGGCCTGATGACACTGTGGCCCAACCTCTCTATATTCTGTTTGGGTGCTTAG